In one Macaca nemestrina isolate mMacNem1 chromosome 2, mMacNem.hap1, whole genome shotgun sequence genomic region, the following are encoded:
- the LOC105469911 gene encoding E3 ubiquitin-protein ligase MSL2: protein MNPVNATALYISASRLVLNYDPGDPKAFTEINRLLPYFRQSLSCCVCGHLLQDPIAPTNSTCQHYVCKTCKGKKMMMKPSCSWCKDYEQFEENKQLSILVNCYKKLCEYITQTTLARDIIEAVDCSSDILALLNDGSLFCEETEKPSDSSFTLCLTHSPLPSTSEPTTDPQASLSPMSESTLSIAIGSSVINGLPTYNGLSIDRFGINIPSPEHSNTIDVCNTVDIKTEDLSDSLPPVCDTVATDLCSTGIDICSFSEDIKPGDSLLLSVEEVLRSLETVSNTEVCCPNLQPNLEATVSNGPFLQLSSQSLSHNVFMSTSPALHGLSCTAATPKIAKLNRKRSRSESDSEKVQPLPISTIIRGPTLGASAPVTVKRESKISLQPIATVPNGGTTPKISKTVLLSTKSMKKSHEHGSKKSHSKTKPGILKKDKAVKEKIPSHHFMPGSPTKTVYKKPQEKKGCKCGRATQNPSVLTCRGQRCPCYSNRKACLDCICRGCQNSYMANGEKKLEAFAVPEKALEQTRLTLGINVTSIAVRNASTSTSVINVTGSPVTTFLAASTHDDKSLDEAIDMRFDC, encoded by the coding sequence GACATTTGCTACAAGATCCTATTGCACCCACCAACTCCACCTGCCAACATTATGTCTGCAAAACTTGTAAAGGCAAGAAAATGATGATGAAACCTTCCTGTAGCTGGTGCAAAGACTATGAGCAGTTTGAGGAAAACAAGCAGTTAAGCATCCTAGTGAACTGCTACAAAAAACTGTGCGAGTATATAACACAGACTACACTGGCACGGGATATAATAGAAGCAGTTGACTGTTCTTCTGATATTTTGGCTTTGCTTAATGATGGATCATTGTTTTGTGAGGAGACAGAAAAACCCTCAGATTCATCCTTTACTTTGTGTTTGACACATTCCCCTTTACCTTCAACCTCAGAACCCACAACTGATCCTCAAGCTAGTTTATCTCCAATGTCTGAAAGCACCCTCAGCATTGCTATTGGCAGTTCTGTTATCAATGGTTTGCCTACTTATAATGGGCTTTCAATAGATAGATTTGGTATAAATATTCCTTCACCTGAACATTCAAATACGATTGACGTATGTAACACTGTTGACATAAAAACTGAGGATCTGTCTGACAGCCTGCCACCCGTTTGTGACACGGTAGCCACTGACTTATGTTCCACAGGCATTGATATCTGCAGTTTCAGTGAAGATATAAAACCTGGAGACTCTCTGTTACTGAGTGTTGAGGAAGTACTCCGCAGCTTAGAAACTGTTTCAAATACAGAGGTCTGTTGCCCTAATTTGCAGCCGAACTTGGAAGCCACTGTATCCAATGGACCTTTTCTGCAGCTTTCTTCCCAGTCTCTTAGCCATAATGTTTTTATGTCCACCAGTCCTGCACTTCATGGGTTATCATGTACAGCAGCAACTCCGAAGATAGCAAAATTGAATAGAAAACGATCCAGATCAGAGAGCGACAGTGAGAAAGTTCAGCCACTTCCAATTTCTACCATTATTCGAGGCCCAACACTGGGGGCATCTGCTCCTGTGACGGTGAAACGGGAGAGCAAAATTTCTCTTCAGCCTATAGCAACTGTTCCCAATGGAGGCACAACGCCTAAAATCAGCAAGACTGTACTTTTATCTACTAAAAGCATGAAAAAGAGTCATGAACATGGATCCAAGAAATCTCACTCTAAAACCAAGCCAGGTATtcttaaaaaagacaaagcagtAAAGGAAAAGATTCCTAGTCATCATTTTATGCCAGGAAGTCCTACCAAGACTGTGTACAAAAAACCCCAGGAAAAGAAAGGGTGTAAATGTGGGCGTGCTACTCAAAATCCAAGTGTTCTTACATGCCGAGGCCAACGCTGCCCTTGCTACTCTAACCGCAAAGCCTGCTTAGATTGTATATGTCGTGGCTGCCAAAACTCCTATATGGCCAATGGGGAGAAGAAGCTGGAGGCATTTGCCGTGCCAGAAAAGGCCTTGGAGCAGACCAGGCTCACTTTGGGCATTAACGTGACTAGCATTGCTGTGCGTAATGCTAGTACCAGCACCAGTGTAATAAATGTCACAGGGTCCCCAGTAACGACGTTTTTAGCTGCCAGTACACATGATGATAAAAGTTTGGATGAAGCTATAGACATGAGATTCGACTGTTAA